The following proteins are encoded in a genomic region of Reichenbachiella sp.:
- a CDS encoding TIGR01777 family oxidoreductase, with protein sequence MNILITGGTGLLGGRLVDYFSSLGMFPRLLSRKEDLNAEISRFEWNIRESKIDPSALEGVDVLIHLAGANVGEGRWTANRKKEIIDSRIDSTQLLYEAVAGMQNKPKTLICASATGYYGLQEFDHESQEDENAGGDFLAQVCEKWESEADRFQDLGLRVVKLRTGVVFDESGGALQKMTLPIRWFAGAPLGSGKQIIPWIHWKDWCGAVGHLVNENELSGAYNLVAPEPVTNATLTRLIARVIGRPLFLPNVPAFVLKLMLGEMSSIVLRGHKVSSQKLEASGFKFQYTSAEQALSELLGRD encoded by the coding sequence ATGAATATTCTTATCACAGGAGGTACAGGTTTGTTAGGAGGAAGGCTAGTAGACTATTTTTCAAGTCTTGGAATGTTCCCGCGATTGTTGAGCAGGAAGGAAGATTTGAACGCAGAGATTTCACGTTTCGAATGGAACATTCGTGAGAGTAAAATTGACCCTAGCGCCTTAGAAGGTGTTGATGTATTGATTCATTTGGCTGGTGCTAATGTGGGTGAGGGTAGATGGACAGCCAACCGCAAAAAGGAAATTATAGATAGTAGAATAGATTCAACACAACTGCTTTATGAGGCAGTTGCTGGAATGCAAAACAAGCCCAAAACACTAATTTGTGCTTCAGCTACCGGTTACTATGGCCTTCAAGAATTTGATCACGAATCTCAGGAGGATGAAAATGCGGGTGGTGATTTTCTAGCACAAGTATGTGAAAAATGGGAATCAGAGGCCGATCGATTTCAGGATTTGGGATTAAGAGTTGTCAAGTTGAGAACCGGAGTCGTTTTTGACGAATCTGGAGGGGCACTTCAAAAAATGACGCTACCTATTCGTTGGTTTGCAGGAGCTCCATTGGGTTCAGGTAAGCAAATAATTCCCTGGATTCATTGGAAAGATTGGTGTGGAGCTGTTGGACATTTGGTTAATGAAAATGAACTATCAGGCGCTTACAATCTGGTGGCTCCAGAACCTGTAACTAATGCAACATTGACTCGTTTGATTGCAAGGGTTATTGGAAGGCCATTGTTTTTGCCCAATGTGCCGGCGTTTGTTCTGAAGTTGATGCTAGGAGAGATGTCATCTATTGTATTGAGGGGACATAAAGTATCTAGCCAGAAACTTGAGGCATCTGGATTTAAATTTCAGTACACTTCGGCAGAACAAGCCCTTTCTGAATTATTAGGTCGAGATTGA
- the uvrA gene encoding excinuclease ABC subunit UvrA, which produces MAKAAETEDLELTVLDSLEGEHTDYIEVYGAREHNLKNIDVKFKRNQLVVITGISGSGKSSLAFDTIYAEGQRRYMESFSAYARSFMGDMERPDVDKINGLSPVISIEQKTTSRNPRSTVGTVTEVYDFMRLLFARAGIAYSYVTGEKMEKQTEEQIFFHVLSFFDNQKISILAPLVKGRKGHYRELFVQIAKMGYTKVRIDGELQDLVPKMQVDRYKTHDIEVVIDRVQVREKDKIRINASLKTAIQQGKGVMMILDEQGEMHHFSKHLMDAKSGLAYDDPAPNNFSFNSPYGACQSCNGLGVIEKIEKENIIPDETLSISRGAILPLGEFRDIWIFKKVEAILKKHKYSLTTPVKDIKPAVLDVLLYGDDEPVAVSSKKYPGTDWNTKFEGIANFLEKQKDSGTEKIQKWIKDFTTTSTCPECDGARLRKESLHFKIADKNISELARLNIYDLTEWFKDVESRLTDRQNIIATEILKEIRKRLGFLLDVGLDYLELNRPLRTLSGGEAQRIRLATQIGTQLVGVLYILDEPSIGLHQRDNVKLIKALKDLRDLGNTVIVVEHDKDMMLDSDYIIDIGPGAGRHGGQIVAEGAPNEFIKNPTTTSGYLNGKLSIEVPAKRRAGNGEKIVLKGATGHNLKNVNLTLPLGKMICVTGVSGSGKSSLIHETFVPILNKKFYRSRKEPLLYKSIDGVDHVDKIIEVDQSPIGRTPRSNPATYTGVFTDIRALFSQLPEAKIRGYKPGRFSFNVKGGRCETCEGAGMKLVEMDFLPDVYVPCETCKDKRYNRETLEVRFKGKSISDVLDMTVEQAVEFFEHQPKIVRKIKTLNDVGLGYITLGQHATTLSGGEAQRVKLATELSKKDTGKTFYVLDEPTTGLHFQDIQHLLNVLNILVEKGNTVMIIEHNLDVIKISDHIIDLGPEGGNGGGQIIAEGTPEQVAAKNAGYTAKFLAEELAS; this is translated from the coding sequence ATGGCAAAAGCGGCAGAAACTGAGGATCTGGAACTAACCGTTCTGGATTCCTTGGAAGGGGAACATACGGATTACATCGAAGTGTATGGTGCGCGCGAGCACAACCTTAAGAATATCGATGTTAAGTTCAAGAGAAATCAGTTGGTGGTCATTACGGGCATCAGCGGTAGCGGCAAGTCATCCCTAGCTTTTGACACCATCTATGCAGAAGGCCAGCGTCGCTATATGGAAAGCTTTTCTGCCTATGCGAGAAGTTTCATGGGAGACATGGAGCGTCCAGATGTAGACAAGATCAACGGGCTTTCCCCCGTAATTTCAATTGAACAAAAAACAACTAGTCGAAACCCAAGGTCTACCGTCGGGACGGTCACTGAGGTATATGATTTCATGCGACTGCTTTTTGCGAGAGCCGGTATTGCTTATTCGTATGTGACTGGTGAGAAAATGGAGAAGCAGACCGAGGAGCAGATATTCTTCCATGTGTTGTCTTTTTTCGACAATCAAAAAATTTCTATCCTGGCTCCTCTTGTCAAAGGAAGAAAAGGCCACTACCGTGAACTATTTGTTCAAATTGCTAAAATGGGATACACTAAAGTTCGCATCGACGGAGAGCTGCAAGACTTGGTGCCAAAAATGCAAGTGGACCGATACAAGACGCACGACATCGAAGTAGTAATCGATCGTGTTCAGGTTCGGGAGAAAGACAAGATCCGAATCAACGCTTCTTTGAAGACGGCTATTCAGCAGGGCAAAGGTGTAATGATGATATTGGATGAGCAGGGAGAAATGCATCACTTCTCCAAGCATCTGATGGATGCCAAATCTGGCTTAGCCTATGATGACCCTGCACCCAATAATTTTTCATTCAACTCTCCTTATGGCGCTTGTCAGTCTTGCAATGGCCTTGGGGTCATAGAGAAAATCGAAAAAGAAAATATCATTCCTGATGAAACACTGAGTATCAGTCGTGGAGCTATTTTGCCTTTGGGCGAATTTAGGGACATCTGGATTTTCAAAAAGGTAGAAGCCATTTTGAAAAAGCATAAGTACAGTCTGACCACTCCAGTAAAGGATATTAAACCTGCCGTGTTGGATGTGCTTCTTTATGGTGATGATGAGCCTGTAGCAGTTAGCTCAAAAAAATATCCTGGAACAGATTGGAATACAAAATTTGAAGGGATTGCTAATTTTTTGGAAAAACAGAAAGACAGCGGGACTGAAAAAATCCAGAAATGGATCAAAGATTTTACAACTACTTCCACCTGCCCTGAATGTGATGGCGCACGACTGAGAAAAGAGTCGCTTCACTTCAAAATAGCGGATAAGAATATCTCTGAACTAGCAAGGCTCAATATCTATGATCTGACGGAATGGTTCAAGGATGTTGAAAGTCGATTGACTGACAGACAAAATATAATTGCCACAGAAATACTGAAGGAGATTAGAAAGCGATTAGGCTTTTTATTGGATGTAGGGTTGGACTATCTTGAGCTCAATAGACCACTGAGAACATTGTCCGGAGGAGAGGCTCAGCGAATCAGATTGGCTACGCAGATAGGCACACAGTTGGTTGGCGTACTTTATATTTTGGATGAGCCTAGTATCGGTTTGCACCAGCGAGACAATGTGAAGTTGATCAAAGCGCTGAAGGACTTGAGGGATTTGGGCAATACCGTGATTGTGGTAGAGCATGACAAGGATATGATGCTTGATTCGGATTACATCATAGATATAGGTCCGGGCGCGGGGCGTCACGGAGGTCAGATTGTAGCCGAAGGGGCCCCGAATGAATTCATAAAGAACCCTACGACGACTTCTGGTTATCTGAATGGCAAGTTAAGTATTGAAGTGCCAGCAAAAAGAAGAGCTGGAAATGGAGAGAAGATTGTCCTGAAAGGTGCCACCGGTCACAACCTGAAAAACGTGAATCTAACTTTGCCGTTAGGCAAAATGATTTGTGTAACGGGCGTATCTGGAAGTGGAAAATCATCTTTGATTCACGAAACTTTTGTTCCTATTCTTAATAAGAAATTTTATAGATCTCGGAAAGAGCCATTGCTCTACAAGAGCATTGATGGTGTAGATCATGTTGATAAAATTATTGAAGTAGATCAATCGCCGATTGGTCGAACACCAAGATCGAACCCTGCCACATACACAGGGGTTTTCACAGATATTCGGGCCTTATTTTCTCAATTGCCAGAAGCAAAAATTCGAGGGTACAAGCCGGGTAGATTCTCTTTCAATGTAAAAGGCGGGCGATGCGAAACCTGTGAAGGCGCTGGGATGAAACTAGTGGAGATGGACTTCTTGCCAGATGTATATGTCCCTTGTGAAACATGTAAAGACAAGCGGTACAACCGAGAAACGCTGGAAGTTAGGTTCAAAGGAAAATCGATTTCGGATGTGTTGGATATGACTGTAGAGCAGGCAGTAGAGTTTTTCGAGCATCAGCCAAAAATTGTTCGGAAGATTAAAACTTTGAATGACGTAGGTTTGGGCTATATCACCCTCGGACAACATGCTACTACTCTCTCTGGCGGTGAGGCACAACGGGTGAAATTAGCTACAGAACTTTCTAAGAAAGACACAGGAAAAACATTCTATGTATTGGATGAACCTACTACGGGTCTCCATTTCCAAGACATTCAGCACTTGCTCAATGTATTAAATATCCTTGTGGAAAAGGGCAATACAGTCATGATCATTGAACACAATTTGGATGTAATCAAAATTTCAGATCATATCATTGACTTAGGACCTGAAGGAGGAAATGGTGGTGGACAAATTATCGCGGAAGGGACACCAGAGCAGGTGGCAGCCAAAAACGCTGGCTATACCGCCAAGTTTCTTGCAGAGGAATTAGCTTCTTGA
- a CDS encoding TIGR00730 family Rossman fold protein produces the protein MGDGSKKKAHVEKIKKAFKDKNWNEIKSADSWVIFKVMSEFVEGFEKLAKIGPCVSIFGSARTKPDHKYYKMAEEISAKLVRHGYGVITGGGPGIMEAGNKGAHSEKGKSVGLNIDLPFEQNNNIYIDQDKLINFDYFFVRKVMFVRYSQGFIVMPGGFGTLDEMFEALTLIQTLKIEKFPIVLVSKAYWGGLVDWLKDVLLKEKNINADDLDLFHLVETEEEAVAVIDNFYNQYKLSPNF, from the coding sequence ATGGGAGACGGAAGTAAGAAAAAAGCGCACGTTGAGAAAATAAAAAAAGCTTTTAAAGACAAAAACTGGAATGAAATTAAAAGTGCGGACTCATGGGTGATTTTCAAAGTCATGTCTGAGTTTGTGGAAGGGTTTGAAAAGTTGGCAAAGATTGGCCCTTGCGTTTCCATCTTTGGTTCAGCTAGAACCAAACCTGATCATAAGTACTACAAAATGGCAGAGGAGATCTCAGCCAAATTAGTCCGTCATGGATATGGGGTGATCACTGGAGGTGGGCCAGGTATCATGGAAGCCGGTAACAAAGGTGCGCATAGTGAAAAAGGAAAATCTGTGGGTTTGAATATTGACCTTCCCTTCGAGCAAAACAATAATATTTACATCGACCAGGATAAGTTGATCAACTTCGATTATTTCTTTGTAAGAAAGGTGATGTTCGTTCGATATTCGCAGGGTTTTATCGTTATGCCTGGTGGCTTTGGTACTCTAGATGAAATGTTTGAAGCTTTGACTTTGATTCAAACACTGAAAATTGAAAAATTTCCAATCGTTTTGGTGAGTAAAGCCTATTGGGGAGGGTTAGTTGATTGGTTGAAAGACGTTTTGCTCAAGGAGAAAAATATTAATGCGGATGACCTGGACCTATTCCATCTGGTAGAGACTGAGGAAGAAGCAGTGGCAGTGATCGACAACTTCTACAACCAGTACAAACTATCTCCAAATTTCTAA